Proteins encoded together in one Streptomyces sp. TLI_171 window:
- a CDS encoding helix-turn-helix domain-containing protein, giving the protein MPETPLSLARLAGALDLTEQQLVGLVLSCATEAPDPTLVALTVEEAARRLGVGRTTMYALVASGEVPSVTIGRLRRVPAEALKEYMAARTRAAASPVTLAA; this is encoded by the coding sequence ATGCCCGAAACGCCCCTGTCCCTGGCGCGCCTCGCCGGCGCGCTCGACCTCACCGAGCAGCAGCTCGTCGGCCTCGTCCTGTCCTGCGCCACGGAAGCGCCCGACCCCACCCTCGTCGCGCTCACGGTCGAGGAAGCCGCTCGCCGACTCGGCGTCGGCCGGACGACGATGTACGCCCTCGTCGCCTCCGGCGAGGTCCCGTCCGTCACCATCGGCCGTCTCCGCCGCGTGCCCGCCGAGGCGCTCAAGGAGTACATGGCCGCCCGCACCCGGGCCGCCGCTTCGCCCGTCACCCTCGCGGCCTGA
- a CDS encoding site-specific integrase gives MANTRKPNGDSSIYEGNDGRWHGRVTVGVKDDGTPDRRHVSAKTRAEVTTKVRKLEKLRDDGTVPKAGQKWTVGKWLTHWIKEIVSGTVSENTYDGYEVAVRVHLVPGVGAHRLEKLEPEHLERFYKRMQANGSAAGTAHQAHRTVRVALAEAVRRGHLTRNVATVAKAPKLEEEEIEPYEVEEVQAILDTARQRRNSARWIFALALGLRQGEVLGLQWKDVDFDRGIAWVRRGRLRPKYAHGCGDRCGRKPGFCPQKVAVRRETKDTKSRAGRRPVPLPEPLAVVLRHHQEEQDRERALARDLWVEKGYVFTDETGQPLNPSTDYHHWKRLLREADIRDGRLHDARHTASTVLLLLGVPERIVMAIMGWSSASMAKRYQHVTDPMLHDVGAKIGGLLWSDSAVEIAE, from the coding sequence ATGGCGAACACCCGCAAGCCCAACGGCGACTCCTCGATCTACGAGGGCAACGACGGCCGCTGGCACGGCCGCGTCACCGTCGGCGTCAAGGACGACGGCACGCCCGACCGTCGCCACGTCAGCGCCAAGACCCGCGCCGAGGTCACCACTAAGGTCCGGAAGCTGGAGAAGCTCCGCGACGACGGCACCGTGCCCAAGGCCGGCCAGAAGTGGACCGTCGGCAAGTGGCTGACCCACTGGATCAAGGAGATCGTCTCCGGCACCGTCAGCGAGAACACCTATGACGGCTACGAGGTCGCCGTCCGCGTCCACCTCGTCCCGGGCGTCGGCGCCCACCGCCTGGAGAAGCTCGAACCCGAGCACCTGGAGCGCTTCTACAAGCGGATGCAGGCCAACGGCAGCGCCGCCGGTACCGCCCACCAGGCCCACCGCACCGTCCGCGTCGCGCTGGCCGAAGCCGTCCGGCGCGGCCACCTGACCCGCAACGTCGCCACCGTCGCCAAGGCCCCGAAGCTCGAAGAGGAGGAGATCGAGCCTTACGAGGTCGAAGAGGTCCAGGCGATCCTCGACACCGCCCGCCAGCGCCGGAACTCCGCTCGCTGGATCTTCGCCCTCGCCCTCGGCCTGCGCCAGGGCGAGGTGCTCGGACTCCAGTGGAAGGACGTCGACTTCGACCGCGGCATCGCCTGGGTCCGGCGCGGCCGCCTCCGGCCCAAGTACGCGCACGGCTGCGGCGACCGCTGCGGGCGCAAGCCCGGCTTCTGCCCGCAGAAGGTGGCCGTCCGCCGCGAGACTAAGGACACCAAGTCCCGCGCCGGCCGCCGCCCGGTCCCGCTGCCCGAACCGCTCGCCGTCGTCCTCCGCCACCACCAGGAGGAGCAGGACCGCGAGCGCGCCCTCGCCCGCGACCTCTGGGTGGAGAAGGGCTACGTCTTCACCGACGAGACCGGCCAGCCCCTCAACCCCAGCACCGACTACCACCACTGGAAGCGCCTGCTGCGCGAGGCCGACATCCGCGACGGCCGCCTCCACGACGCCCGCCACACCGCCTCGACCGTCCTCCTCCTGCTCGGCGTCCCCGAGCGGATCGTGATGGCGATCATGGGCTGGTCCTCGGCCTCGATGGCCAAGCGCTACCAGCACGTCACCGACCCGATGCTGCACGACGTCGGCGCCAAGATCGGTGGCTTGCTCTGGAGCGACTCTGCCGTGGAAATTGCAGAGTGA
- a CDS encoding DUF5063 domain-containing protein, whose protein sequence is MSHEGDPSRPLSRSDAPDDFAVQIADSVESFVLAVTEVAKGDEPGSAISLLLLEVSQLLLAGGRLGAIEDVLPEDRFEPDAGPEPDGVELRERLAELLAPIDVYHEVFDPYGPPEKPSAFRISDDLAGVVSELRHGLTHYREGRVSEALWWWQFSYLSNWGSTCSAVLRALQSLIAHVRLDSPLGAVPDGADTDDDGLTDEQLEQQAGDLMAAELGL, encoded by the coding sequence CTGTCCCACGAAGGCGACCCGTCCCGGCCGCTGAGCCGGAGCGACGCCCCCGACGACTTCGCGGTGCAGATCGCGGACTCGGTGGAGAGCTTCGTGCTCGCGGTCACCGAGGTGGCCAAGGGCGACGAGCCGGGCAGTGCGATCTCGCTGCTGCTGCTGGAGGTGTCGCAGCTGCTGCTGGCGGGCGGCCGGCTGGGCGCGATCGAGGACGTGCTGCCGGAGGACCGCTTCGAGCCGGACGCCGGCCCGGAGCCGGACGGGGTGGAGCTGCGCGAGCGGCTGGCCGAGCTGCTGGCGCCGATCGACGTCTACCACGAGGTGTTCGACCCGTACGGTCCGCCGGAGAAGCCGAGCGCGTTCCGGATCTCGGACGACCTGGCGGGCGTGGTCAGCGAGCTGCGCCACGGGCTGACGCACTACCGCGAGGGCCGGGTCTCCGAGGCGCTGTGGTGGTGGCAGTTCTCGTACCTGTCCAACTGGGGTTCGACCTGTTCGGCGGTGCTGCGGGCGCTGCAGTCGCTGATCGCGCACGTGCGGCTGGACTCGCCGCTGGGCGCGGTGCCGGACGGCGCGGACACCGACGACGACGGGCTGACGGACGAGCAGCTGGAGCAGCAGGCGGGCGACCTGATGGCGGCGGAGCTGGGGCTCTAG
- a CDS encoding SDR family oxidoreductase, whose translation MGYDTLNGRTAVVTGAASGMGEAIARHLVADGARVALLARRADRLAGLAAELGPNAVPVAADVTDQASVDAARQRVRDTLGRVDLLVNAAGVMLPNPVDHGRIDEWARMIDTNVTGVLRVIRAFGPDLVAAAAAGATADLVTVSSIGAHVVFPNYAVYGATKAALTQLAAALRTEYGPRDVRVTNIEPGLTDTELGSHIDNPDLGPNGQLGQLFDAIGPLAAADIADLVAYATSRPRHVNLRQLVVLPTRQA comes from the coding sequence ATGGGGTACGACACCCTCAACGGCCGCACCGCCGTCGTCACCGGAGCCGCCAGCGGCATGGGCGAGGCGATCGCCCGCCACCTGGTCGCCGACGGCGCCCGGGTCGCCCTGCTGGCCCGCCGCGCCGACCGGCTGGCCGGCCTCGCCGCCGAACTCGGCCCGAACGCCGTGCCGGTGGCCGCCGACGTCACCGACCAGGCCTCGGTGGACGCCGCCCGGCAGCGCGTCCGGGACACCCTCGGCCGGGTCGACCTGCTGGTCAACGCGGCCGGCGTGATGCTGCCCAACCCGGTCGACCACGGCCGGATCGACGAGTGGGCGCGCATGATCGACACCAACGTGACCGGCGTGCTGCGGGTGATCCGCGCCTTCGGTCCCGACCTGGTGGCCGCCGCCGCGGCCGGCGCCACCGCCGACCTGGTCACCGTCTCCTCAATCGGCGCGCACGTGGTGTTCCCCAACTACGCGGTGTACGGCGCCACCAAGGCCGCCCTCACCCAGCTGGCCGCCGCGCTGCGCACCGAGTACGGCCCGCGCGACGTCCGGGTCACCAACATCGAGCCCGGCCTGACCGACACCGAGCTCGGCTCCCACATCGACAACCCGGACCTCGGCCCGAACGGCCAGCTCGGCCAGCTGTTCGACGCCATCGGCCCGCTGGCCGCCGCCGACATCGCCGACCTGGTCGCCTACGCCACCAGCCGCCCGCGGCACGTGAACCTCCGCCAGCTGGTGGTGCTGCCCACCCGGCAGGCCTGA
- a CDS encoding AAA family ATPase — MLVLSVQIDKFRNFTNEQTMTVDPGVTCLIGKNESGKTTILQALHRLNPANNRDTFDLTKDYPRRHLARDRRTHNLPDLAPVTATFALEERDLDALEDQWDVRPPSDARVEAARTYDDNLKVRIICDLRQVLDLVFDEAGIDDPDDRSYLASGHESAAEVVAAAHARSKELKADKKTARAKVIDKVPTELKKYQLLLDGNLNDDQHQALADLLPKFFYFSTYELLPGECDLHNLAARVQNRRLLRGDGTMLSLLRLAGEKPGDLLDEDYDSRKAELQAASMDLSQQVFEYWKQNDALTVVFDTDLVAMSPNTETGQPEPHHRILKIELRDERHGVETNFSTRSTGFQWFFSFLAAFSAYRDRGERVMVLLDEPGTSLHGEAQGDFLRYIYGELGTTQQVLYTTHSQHMIDPTRYETMRAIHDQATRQDPSLGVVVTPVSLSADPKTILPVEAALGYSVAQHLFLGAGPLLAVEGSSDFVFLMRVSDYLISRGRTGLDPRLAIIPVGGVGNMPAFIAVMGRRLTVRAIIDGAEATKVTSKVFSAAEAANVEPSSIIVIGQLSGLPDTADIEDLFTAKDYLWLYNKATGSSLTETDLIKAEKPTPILMRLKIAREKQNKPGAFDHVGPAHELTRNRDEFFKQADDQTLDRFEEVFKKLKVAS, encoded by the coding sequence ATGTTGGTGCTGTCCGTACAGATCGACAAGTTCCGAAACTTCACGAACGAGCAGACCATGACCGTCGACCCCGGCGTCACCTGCCTGATCGGGAAGAACGAGTCGGGGAAGACCACCATCCTCCAAGCCCTCCACCGGCTGAACCCCGCGAACAACCGGGACACATTCGACCTCACGAAGGACTACCCGCGCCGACACCTGGCCAGGGACCGTCGGACGCACAACCTTCCCGACCTCGCACCCGTGACGGCGACGTTCGCCTTGGAAGAACGCGACCTGGACGCTCTCGAAGACCAGTGGGACGTGCGCCCCCCGTCCGACGCTCGCGTCGAGGCTGCTCGGACCTACGACGACAACCTCAAGGTCAGGATCATCTGCGACCTGCGCCAGGTCCTGGACTTGGTCTTCGACGAAGCGGGTATCGATGACCCCGACGACCGCAGCTATCTGGCCAGCGGCCACGAAAGCGCTGCGGAGGTCGTGGCTGCCGCGCACGCGCGCTCGAAGGAGCTCAAGGCGGACAAGAAGACCGCCCGCGCCAAGGTCATTGACAAGGTGCCGACCGAGCTCAAGAAGTACCAGTTGCTCCTCGACGGCAACCTGAATGACGACCAGCACCAGGCGCTCGCGGACCTCCTCCCGAAGTTCTTCTACTTCTCCACCTACGAGCTCCTACCCGGCGAATGCGACCTCCACAACCTCGCCGCCCGCGTCCAGAACCGCCGTCTGCTGCGCGGCGATGGAACCATGCTCTCTCTGCTGCGTCTGGCTGGCGAAAAGCCCGGGGACCTTCTGGACGAGGACTACGACAGTCGTAAGGCCGAGTTGCAGGCCGCGAGCATGGACCTCAGCCAGCAGGTCTTCGAGTACTGGAAGCAGAACGACGCCCTCACGGTTGTCTTCGACACCGACCTCGTGGCAATGTCCCCGAACACCGAGACCGGGCAGCCGGAGCCGCACCACCGCATCCTCAAGATCGAGCTGCGTGACGAGCGACACGGAGTGGAGACCAACTTCTCCACCCGATCCACGGGCTTCCAGTGGTTCTTCTCGTTCCTCGCTGCGTTCAGCGCCTACCGCGACCGCGGGGAACGTGTGATGGTCCTGCTCGACGAGCCCGGCACCAGCTTGCACGGCGAGGCCCAGGGCGACTTCCTCCGTTACATCTATGGTGAGCTGGGCACCACGCAGCAGGTCCTGTACACCACCCATTCCCAGCACATGATCGACCCGACGCGGTACGAGACGATGCGCGCCATCCACGACCAGGCAACCCGGCAAGATCCGAGTCTGGGGGTAGTCGTCACGCCCGTGAGCCTGTCTGCGGACCCCAAGACAATCCTGCCCGTCGAGGCTGCTCTTGGGTACTCCGTCGCCCAACACCTCTTCCTGGGAGCCGGGCCGCTCCTGGCAGTCGAGGGCAGCAGTGACTTCGTCTTCCTGATGCGCGTATCGGACTACTTGATCAGCAGGGGCCGTACCGGTCTCGATCCGCGTCTAGCCATCATCCCGGTGGGCGGCGTGGGCAACATGCCGGCCTTCATCGCGGTCATGGGCCGGAGGCTGACGGTCCGCGCCATCATCGACGGCGCGGAGGCGACCAAGGTCACCTCCAAGGTATTCAGTGCGGCTGAGGCTGCGAACGTCGAGCCGTCCAGCATCATCGTCATCGGGCAGCTCAGCGGCCTGCCCGATACCGCTGACATCGAAGATCTCTTCACCGCCAAGGACTACCTCTGGCTCTACAACAAGGCCACAGGCAGCTCTCTCACTGAGACCGACCTGATCAAGGCAGAGAAGCCCACCCCGATCTTGATGCGCCTCAAGATCGCACGCGAGAAGCAGAATAAGCCTGGCGCCTTCGACCACGTTGGACCCGCCCACGAGCTCACTCGCAATCGCGACGAGTTCTTCAAGCAGGCCGACGACCAGACCCTCGACCGCTTCGAAGAAGTGTTCAAGAAGCTGAAGGTCGCCTCCTGA
- the recR gene encoding recombination mediator RecR — protein sequence MYEGVVQDLIDELGRLPGVGPKSAQRIAFHILQADPVDVRRLAHALQQVKEKVRFCAVCGNVAEAEQCRVCLDPRRDLAVICVVEEPKDVVAIERTREFRGRYHVLGGAISPIEGVGPDDLRIRELMTRLADGTVTELILATDPNLEGEATATYLARLCKPMGLKVTRLASGLPVGGDLEYADEVTLGRAFEGRRLLDV from the coding sequence GTGTACGAGGGCGTGGTGCAGGACCTGATCGACGAGCTGGGCAGGCTGCCCGGGGTCGGTCCGAAGAGCGCCCAGCGAATCGCCTTCCACATCCTCCAGGCCGACCCGGTGGACGTCCGGCGGTTGGCGCACGCGCTGCAGCAGGTGAAGGAGAAGGTCCGGTTCTGCGCGGTCTGCGGCAACGTCGCGGAGGCCGAGCAGTGCCGGGTGTGTCTGGATCCGCGCCGCGACCTCGCGGTGATCTGCGTGGTGGAGGAACCCAAGGACGTGGTGGCGATCGAGCGGACGCGTGAGTTCCGCGGTCGGTACCACGTGCTGGGCGGGGCGATCAGCCCGATCGAGGGGGTCGGTCCGGACGATCTGCGGATCCGCGAGCTGATGACGCGGCTCGCGGACGGCACGGTCACCGAGCTGATCCTGGCCACCGACCCCAATCTGGAGGGGGAGGCGACCGCGACCTACCTGGCCCGGCTGTGCAAGCCGATGGGCCTCAAGGTCACCCGGCTGGCGAGCGGACTGCCCGTCGGCGGGGACTTGGAGTACGCCGACGAGGTCACCCTCGGCCGGGCGTTCGAAGGGAGACGACTGCTCGATGTCTGA
- a CDS encoding YbaB/EbfC family nucleoid-associated protein: protein MQQLLKQAQKMQEELGRAQKELAETQVKGSAGGGLVEATVTGAGELVALTIAPAAVDPEDTETLADLVLAAVRDANAAAQKLQAERMGPLTQGLGGGGIPGLPF, encoded by the coding sequence ATGCAGCAGCTGCTGAAGCAGGCGCAGAAGATGCAGGAGGAGCTCGGCCGGGCTCAGAAGGAGCTGGCCGAGACGCAGGTGAAGGGTTCTGCGGGCGGCGGCCTGGTGGAGGCGACGGTGACGGGCGCGGGTGAGCTGGTGGCGCTGACCATCGCCCCGGCCGCGGTCGACCCGGAGGACACCGAGACCCTGGCGGACCTCGTGCTGGCCGCGGTGCGGGACGCGAACGCGGCCGCGCAGAAGCTGCAGGCCGAGCGGATGGGCCCGCTGACCCAGGGCCTGGGCGGCGGCGGCATCCCCGGCCTCCCGTTCTGA
- a CDS encoding helix-turn-helix transcriptional regulator: MSELGEFLRLRRGRVQPSDVGLPEHGRRRRVPGLRREEVAQLAGVSVDYYVRLEQGRGDGVSAEVLDAVARVLRLDATERRHLHDLARPPRGAPRRTPTQVRPGLRLVLDALDSPAFVLGRCMDVLAWNALGDAVVGFSALPPAGRNTARHAFLTEAGRSLYPEYERVAAETAAFLRLDAARHPDDPELAALVAELTAGSPLFAELWARHGVQEKSHGRKLLRHPLVGDLDLGYETLAPPGEPGLHLVVYTAEPGSATAERLARLAVPARV; the protein is encoded by the coding sequence ATGAGCGAACTGGGGGAGTTCCTGCGGCTGCGCCGGGGCCGGGTGCAGCCCTCCGACGTCGGACTGCCCGAGCACGGGCGGCGCCGCCGGGTGCCGGGGCTGCGGCGCGAGGAGGTCGCGCAGCTGGCCGGGGTCAGCGTCGACTACTACGTGCGGCTCGAACAGGGCCGGGGCGACGGCGTCTCCGCGGAGGTGCTGGACGCGGTGGCCCGGGTGCTGCGGCTGGACGCCACCGAGCGCCGCCACCTGCACGACCTGGCCCGCCCGCCGCGCGGGGCGCCCCGCCGCACCCCGACGCAGGTCCGGCCCGGCCTGCGACTGGTGCTGGACGCCCTGGACTCGCCGGCCTTCGTGCTCGGCCGGTGCATGGACGTGCTGGCCTGGAACGCGCTGGGCGACGCCGTCGTCGGGTTCTCCGCGCTGCCGCCGGCCGGACGCAACACCGCCCGGCACGCCTTCCTGACCGAGGCCGGGCGCAGCCTGTACCCGGAGTACGAGCGGGTGGCGGCGGAGACCGCCGCGTTCCTGCGGCTGGACGCCGCCCGCCACCCCGACGACCCGGAGCTGGCCGCACTGGTCGCCGAACTGACGGCCGGCAGCCCGCTGTTCGCCGAACTGTGGGCCCGGCACGGGGTGCAGGAGAAGAGCCACGGGCGCAAGCTGCTGCGGCACCCGCTGGTCGGCGACCTCGACCTCGGCTACGAGACCCTCGCCCCGCCCGGCGAGCCCGGGCTGCACCTGGTCGTCTACACCGCCGAGCCCGGCTCGG
- a CDS encoding SigE family RNA polymerase sigma factor has product MGFAAAAADATGASVDQLTDTYRAHYRSLLRLAALLLDDLSSCEDVVQEAFIRVHAARRRVRDPEKTLAYLRQTVVNLSRSALRRRLLGLRLLPKPMPDMASAEEGAYDALERDELKAALRGLQRRQREVLVLRYYADLTEAQVAEVLGISIGSVKAYGSRGLAALRVRLETGDE; this is encoded by the coding sequence ATGGGCTTTGCTGCGGCGGCAGCGGACGCGACCGGGGCCAGCGTCGACCAGCTCACCGACACCTACCGGGCCCACTACCGTTCCCTGTTGCGGCTCGCCGCTCTGCTGCTGGACGACCTGTCCTCCTGCGAGGACGTCGTGCAGGAGGCCTTCATCCGGGTGCACGCCGCCCGGCGCCGGGTCCGCGACCCCGAGAAGACGCTCGCCTACCTGCGGCAGACCGTGGTCAACCTGTCCCGATCCGCGTTGCGCCGCCGGCTGCTCGGCCTGCGACTGCTGCCCAAGCCGATGCCTGACATGGCCAGTGCAGAAGAAGGGGCCTACGATGCGCTGGAGCGCGACGAACTGAAGGCCGCGCTACGGGGTTTGCAACGCCGTCAGCGGGAGGTGCTGGTGCTGCGCTACTACGCCGACCTGACGGAGGCTCAGGTCGCGGAGGTGCTCGGCATTTCCATCGGCTCCGTCAAGGCCTACGGGTCGCGCGGCCTCGCCGCCCTGCGGGTGCGGCTGGAGACCGGCGATGAGTGA
- a CDS encoding DNA polymerase III subunit gamma and tau, protein MSLALYRRYRPETFAEVIGQEHVTVPLQQALRNNRVNHAYLFSGPRGCGKTTSARILARCLNCEQGPTPEPCGECQSCRDLATGGPGSIDVIEIDAASHGGVDDARELRERAFFAPVHSRYKIFILDEAHMVTSAGFNALLKVVEEPPEHLKFIFATTEPEKVIGTIRSRTHHYPFRLVPPGTLRDYLAQVCGREGIQVEDSVFPLVVRAGAGSVRDSMSVMDQLLAGAGEAGVTYRMATSLLGYTDSALLDEVVDAFAAQDGATVFQVVDRVVEGGHDPRRFVTDLLERLRDLVILATVPDAGEKGLIDAPADRIAVMQAQADRFGRAELSRAADLVNTGLTEMRGNAAPRLQLELICARVMLPGAYGDELSMQARLDKLERRASAGGFAAPVAPAAPMAFQPPPAPVEAAPLAQPPAPVSVPVPAAVPSPAPTVAPAPSGPAPGAWPIPRSFAPGEQQPQQQAPQPQSQPQSQPEPAAAPAQAPAPVQPPQAQQPSAAAAQGAAQIRQMWPQILEAVKNRRRFTWILLSQNGQVAGFDGSTLQVSFVNAGARDSFVGSHSDEVLRQALTDALGVDWRVECIVDPSGATSSPSAQTATQTFAQPSAPAAAPAAGSWGAPARPAAPQAPAPAPSTPVPPSAQAPASHQQQAAASAPAAVPPPAVQQPPAPPARVSAPPVQNPPAVAPEDDVPEEDDPDLTEDAFSAQELIIRELGATVLEEIHHRQG, encoded by the coding sequence GTGTCCCTAGCCCTGTACCGCCGCTATCGCCCCGAGACCTTCGCGGAGGTCATCGGGCAGGAGCACGTGACCGTCCCGCTCCAGCAGGCCCTGCGCAACAACCGGGTCAACCACGCGTACCTGTTCAGCGGGCCGCGCGGGTGCGGAAAGACGACGAGCGCCCGCATCCTGGCCCGCTGCCTGAACTGCGAGCAGGGCCCGACGCCCGAGCCGTGCGGCGAGTGCCAGTCGTGCCGGGACCTGGCGACCGGCGGGCCGGGTTCGATCGACGTGATCGAGATCGACGCGGCGTCGCACGGTGGTGTGGACGATGCGCGTGAGCTGCGCGAGCGGGCGTTCTTCGCGCCGGTGCACAGCCGCTACAAGATCTTCATCCTGGACGAGGCGCACATGGTGACCTCGGCCGGCTTCAACGCGCTGCTGAAGGTGGTGGAGGAGCCGCCGGAGCACCTGAAGTTCATCTTCGCGACCACCGAGCCGGAGAAGGTGATCGGGACGATCCGCTCCCGGACCCACCACTACCCGTTCCGGCTGGTGCCGCCCGGCACGCTGCGCGACTACCTGGCGCAGGTGTGCGGGCGCGAGGGCATCCAGGTCGAGGACTCGGTGTTCCCGCTGGTGGTGCGGGCCGGCGCCGGCTCGGTGCGTGACTCGATGTCGGTGATGGACCAGCTACTGGCGGGCGCCGGCGAGGCCGGCGTGACGTACCGGATGGCCACGTCGCTGCTGGGGTACACCGACTCCGCGCTGCTGGACGAGGTGGTGGACGCCTTCGCGGCGCAGGACGGTGCGACGGTGTTCCAGGTGGTCGACCGGGTGGTCGAGGGCGGGCACGACCCGCGCCGGTTCGTCACGGACCTGCTGGAGCGGCTTCGCGACCTGGTGATCCTGGCCACCGTGCCGGACGCGGGGGAGAAGGGCCTGATCGACGCCCCGGCGGACCGGATCGCGGTGATGCAGGCGCAGGCCGACCGCTTCGGCCGGGCCGAACTGAGCCGTGCGGCGGACCTGGTGAACACCGGTCTGACGGAGATGCGCGGCAACGCCGCCCCCCGCCTCCAGCTGGAGTTGATCTGCGCCCGGGTGATGCTGCCCGGCGCGTACGGCGACGAGCTGTCGATGCAGGCCCGGCTGGACAAGCTGGAGCGCCGGGCGTCGGCGGGCGGGTTCGCCGCCCCGGTGGCCCCCGCCGCACCGATGGCGTTCCAGCCCCCGCCCGCCCCGGTGGAGGCAGCCCCGCTCGCCCAGCCCCCAGCACCCGTATCCGTACCCGTACCTGCAGCCGTCCCTTCCCCCGCGCCGACAGTGGCACCGGCACCGTCCGGCCCCGCACCGGGTGCCTGGCCGATCCCGCGCAGCTTCGCCCCCGGCGAGCAGCAGCCCCAACAGCAGGCCCCGCAGCCGCAGTCCCAGCCGCAGTCCCAGCCGGAACCGGCCGCGGCCCCCGCCCAGGCTCCCGCCCCGGTGCAGCCGCCGCAGGCCCAGCAGCCGTCCGCGGCTGCGGCGCAGGGCGCGGCGCAGATCCGGCAGATGTGGCCGCAGATCCTGGAGGCGGTGAAGAACCGTCGCCGGTTCACCTGGATCCTGCTGAGCCAGAACGGCCAGGTGGCCGGGTTCGACGGCAGCACGCTGCAGGTGTCGTTCGTGAACGCGGGCGCCCGGGACAGCTTCGTCGGCAGCCACAGCGACGAGGTGCTGCGGCAGGCGCTGACGGACGCGCTGGGCGTGGACTGGCGGGTGGAGTGCATCGTCGACCCGTCGGGCGCCACCAGCTCACCGTCCGCCCAGACGGCTACCCAGACGTTCGCGCAGCCGTCCGCACCCGCCGCGGCCCCGGCGGCCGGCAGCTGGGGCGCCCCGGCCCGCCCGGCCGCACCCCAGGCCCCCGCACCGGCCCCGAGCACGCCGGTCCCGCCGTCCGCCCAGGCCCCGGCATCCCATCAGCAGCAGGCGGCGGCGTCCGCGCCGGCCGCCGTACCCCCGCCCGCCGTCCAGCAGCCTCCCGCGCCCCCCGCGCGGGTCTCCGCGCCCCCGGTGCAGAACCCGCCGGCGGTGGCGCCGGAGGACGACGTCCCGGAGGAGGACGACCCGGACCTGACCGAGGACGCTTTCTCCGCCCAGGAGTTGATCATCCGTGAGCTGGGGGCGACGGTGCTGGAGGAGATCCACCACCGCCAGGGCTGA
- a CDS encoding aspartate kinase, producing the protein MGLVVQKYGGSSVADAEGIKRVARRIVDTRKAGHEVVVVVSAMGDTTDELIELAEQVTPIPSGREFDMLLTAGERISMALLAMAIRTLGFDAQSFTGSQAGVITDSTHNKARIIDVTPGRIRNALDEGNIAIVAGFQGVSQVSKDITTLGRGGSDTTAVALAAALGAEVCEIYTDVDGVFTADPRVVKKARKIDWIAFEDMLELASSGSKVLLDRCVEYARRYNIPIHVRSSFSGLPGTIVSGTNPNKPEGGEMEQAIISGVAHDTSEAKVTVVGVPDKPGEAARIFRAIADAEVNIDMVVQNVSAAATGLTDISFTLPSTEGQKAIDALNRVKEGIGYESLRFDDAIGKISLVGAGMRSNPGVTATFFEALSEAGVNIELISTSEIRISVVTRAEDVPEAVRAVHTAFGLDSSGDEAIVYGGTGR; encoded by the coding sequence GTGGGCCTTGTCGTGCAGAAGTACGGCGGCTCATCCGTCGCTGATGCCGAAGGCATCAAGCGCGTCGCCCGCCGCATCGTGGACACCAGGAAGGCCGGCCACGAGGTCGTCGTCGTGGTCTCCGCGATGGGTGACACCACGGACGAACTCATCGAGCTCGCGGAACAGGTGACCCCTATTCCGTCCGGCCGCGAGTTCGACATGCTGCTGACCGCCGGAGAGCGCATCTCGATGGCGCTGCTGGCCATGGCGATCCGGACGCTGGGCTTCGACGCCCAGTCGTTCACCGGCAGCCAGGCCGGCGTCATCACCGACTCGACCCACAACAAGGCGCGCATCATCGATGTGACGCCGGGCCGCATCCGCAACGCCCTGGACGAGGGCAACATCGCGATCGTGGCCGGCTTCCAGGGTGTCTCGCAGGTCTCCAAGGACATCACCACGCTGGGCCGCGGCGGCTCCGACACCACCGCGGTGGCGCTGGCGGCCGCGCTGGGCGCCGAGGTCTGCGAGATCTACACCGACGTGGACGGCGTGTTCACCGCCGACCCGCGGGTGGTCAAGAAGGCCCGCAAGATCGACTGGATCGCCTTCGAGGACATGCTGGAGCTCGCCTCGTCCGGCTCGAAGGTGCTTCTGGACCGCTGTGTGGAGTACGCACGGCGCTACAACATCCCCATTCACGTACGCTCGTCGTTCTCCGGTCTGCCGGGGACGATCGTCAGCGGCACCAACCCGAACAAGCCCGAAGGGGGCGAGATGGAGCAGGCCATCATCTCCGGAGTCGCCCACGACACGTCGGAGGCCAAGGTCACCGTCGTCGGCGTGCCCGACAAGCCCGGCGAGGCGGCCCGGATCTTCCGCGCCATCGCCGACGCCGAGGTCAACATCGACATGGTGGTGCAGAACGTCTCGGCGGCGGCCACCGGTCTCACCGACATCTCCTTCACCCTGCCCAGCACCGAGGGCCAGAAGGCCATCGACGCGCTGAACCGGGTCAAGGAGGGCATCGGCTACGAGTCGCTGCGCTTCGACGACGCGATCGGCAAGATCTCGCTGGTCGGCGCCGGCATGCGGTCCAACCCGGGCGTCACCGCGACCTTCTTCGAGGCGCTGTCCGAGGCGGGCGTCAACATCGAGCTGATCTCCACCTCGGAGATCCGGATCTCGGTGGTCACCCGCGCCGAGGACGTGCCAGAGGCGGTCCGCGCCGTGCACACCGCGTTCGGCCTGGACAGCTCCGGCGACGAGGCGATCGTCTACGGCGGCACCGGCCGCTGA